From a single Oreochromis niloticus isolate F11D_XX linkage group LG3, O_niloticus_UMD_NMBU, whole genome shotgun sequence genomic region:
- the LOC112845985 gene encoding zinc finger protein 883-like, which produces MFKGNLKKTYSCDECGKDFAVKAKLKQHQVIHTGERPFSCDLCGKSFSRKGHLKEHQLIHSGVKAYTCDQCGRAFTHSSHLQSHLVTHSGIKAYSCDICGKTFSQRGSRNIHLRIHTRHDVYSCDECGKDFAVKAKLKQHQVIHTGERPFSCDLCGKSFSRNRSLKQHQLIHSGVKAYTCDQCGRAFNRSSHLQRHLVTHSGIKAYSCDECGKEFTGNASLKQHQVIHTGERPFSCDLCGKSFSRNRSLKRHQLIHSGVKAYSCDQCGKAFTQSSNLQRHLVTHSGIKAYSCDICGKTFSHRGSRNVHLRIHTRHDVYSCEQCGKQFITHAELQRHMFNHTEGRPYKCDLCEKTFKSPHYLRQHQQIHTRKRLYKCSYCEKQSDTEGSSSQPCHHCGGGKEFHCDLCGKTVSSQATLKTHQRRHSGDKLKYCKECGRSFTRSYDLKKHELIHSGVKKHLCDQCGSSFTTAGDLKTHKRVHTGEKPYKCRHCDKSFSRSGNRNNHERTHMEGNYSCDQCDKSFRILSSYSEHKRSHVTNKLFHCYQWLPGFQLLPADKTRDSGERKGGGLAVFVKDSCGIPGHIAVKEQLCNTDIETLAVSIRGGSL; this is translated from the exons ATGTTCAAAGGAAATCTGAAG aaaacatacagctgtgacgagtgtgggaaggattttgctgtgaaggctaaactaaaacagcatcaggtcatccacactggagagaggccgttcagctgtgacttgtgtggaaagtctttttccaggaAGGGTCACCTAAAAGAACACCAACttatccacagtggagttaaagcgtacacctgtgatcagtgtggcagagcttttactcacagtagccacttacagagtcatctagttacccactctggaattaaggcatacagctgtgacatctgtggaaaaactttcagccagAGAGGAAGCCGAAATatacacctacgcattcacaccagacatgatgtgtacagctgtgacgagtgtgggaaggattttgctgtgaaggctaaactaaaacagcatcaggtcatccacactggagagaggccgttcagctgtgacttgtgtggaaagtctttttccaggaATCGTTCCCTTAAACAACACCAACttatccacagtggagttaaagcgtacacctgtgatcagtgtggcagagcttttaatCGCAGTAGCCACTTACAGAgacatctagttacccactctggaattaaggcatacagctgtgatgagtgtgggaaggagtTTACTGGGAATGCTTCACTAAAAcagcatcaggtcatccacactggagagagaccgttcagctgtgacttgtgtggaaagtctttttccaggaATCGTTCCCTAAAACGACACCAACttatccacagtggagttaaagcgtacagctgtgatcagtgtggcaaagCTTTTACTCAAAGTAGCAACTTACAGAgacatctagttacccactctggaattaaggcatacagctgtgacatctgtggaaaaactttcagccacAGAGGAAGCCGAAATgtacacctacgcattcacaccagacatgaTGTGTACAGCTGTGAACAGTGTGGCAAACAGTTTATAACTCACGCAGAGTTACAACGCCACATGTTTAACCACACTGAGGgacgaccttataaatgtgacctgtgtgagaagacttttaaatctccacattACCTGAGacaacaccaacagatccacaccagaaagagactctacaagtgcagttactgtgag aagcagagcgacacagaaggatccagttctcaaccctgtcatcactgtggtggtgggaaagagtttCATTGTGACCTCTGTGGAAAAACTGTCAGTTCGCAAGCTACCCTAAAAAcacatcaacgtagacacagtggagacaaactgaaatactgcaaagaatgtgggagaagcttcaCCAGATCATATGACTTAAAGAAACATGAACTgattcacagtggggttaaaaagcacctctgtgatcagtgtgggtcatccttcaccactgcaggtGACCTTAAAACccacaaacgagtccacacaggagagaaaccatacaagtgcagacactgtgacaaaagcttctcacgtTCAGGTAATCGTAACAatcatgaacgtacacacatggaaggaaactacagctgtgaccagtgtgacaagagcttcaggattctcagttcatactctgaacacaaacgatcccacgttactaataaactgtttcactgttaccaatg GCTGCCCGGCTTCCAGCTGCTGCCGGCGGACAAGACGAGAGACAGCggtgagaggaaaggaggggggcTGGCAGTGTTTGTTAAAGACAGTTGTGGTATCCCTGGGCACATcgctgtgaaagaacaactctgcaacacAGACATTGAGACATTAGCCGTTAGCATCCGTGgaggcagcctgtga